A single genomic interval of Seriola aureovittata isolate HTS-2021-v1 ecotype China chromosome 10, ASM2101889v1, whole genome shotgun sequence harbors:
- the LOC130175998 gene encoding gastricsin-like, with product MKCLVAVLVCVVLAEGLVRIPLRKHKSMREVLREKGIELPYQDPALKYHPNEFAGSAYMYINNYADTTYYGAITIGTPPQSFEVLFDTGSSNLWVNSIYCNTQACDTHKKFNPQQSSTFSGTRQSFFLPYGAGSLYGVFGYDTVNVGGIVINNQEVGLSTDEPGQTFAVVKFNGILGLSYPAISAGGQTPVMDNMMSQNLLSTNIFAFYLSRGGQQGSELSFGGVDNSLFQGQIHWTPVTSETFWQIGIQGFQIDGHETGWCSQGCQSVVDTGTSTLTAPGNLLGDLMQEIGAQQSQYGMYTVDCSQVNNLPTLTFVISGVSFPLPPSAYIIHHGYNDCVVGITPTNLAPREGEPVWIFGDVFLREYYSVYDRTNNRVGFATAA from the exons ATGAAGTGTCTTGTTGCTGTTCTGGTCTGTGTGGTGCTCGCAGAGGGACTTGTCAG GATCCCTCTGCGGAAGCACAAGTCTATGCGCGAGGtcctgagagagaaagggatCGAACTGCCTTACCAGGATCCAGCTCTCAAGTACCATCCCAATGAGTTCGCTGGCTCTGCCTACATGTACATCAACAACTACGCTGAT ACCACCTACTATGGAGCCATCACCATTGGGACACCCCCCCAGTCTTTCGAGGTGCTGTTTGACACCGGCTCTTCCAACCTGTGGGTAAACTCCATCTACTGTAACACTCAGGCCTGCG acacacacaaaaagttcAACCCCCAGCAGTCTTCCACCTTCAGTGGCACTCGTCAGTCCTTCTTTCTGCCGTACGGAGCTGGAAGCCTGTATGGAGTCTTTGGATACGACACCGTCAAT GTTGGCGGGATCGTGATCAATAACCAGGAGGTTGGACTGAGCACAGACGAGCCTGGACAGACCTTCGCTGTGGTCAAGTTTAACGGCATCCTGGGCCTGTCCTACCCCGCAATCTCAGCTGGTGGACAGACCCCTGTCATGGACAACATGATGTCTCAAAACCTGCTGAGCACCAACATATTTGCTTTCTACCTGTCTAG GGGAGGACAGCAGGGCAGTGAGCTCTCTTTTGGAGGAGTGGACAACAGCTTGTTCCAGGGACAGATCCACTGGACCCCTGTCACCTCTGAGACCTTCTGGCAGATCGGCATTCAAGG ATTCCAGATCGATGGTCACGAGACTGGCTGGTGCTCTCAGGGCTGCCAGTCCGTTGTGGACACTGGAACCTCCACACTGACAGCCCCAGGAAACCTTCTGGGTGACCTCATGCAGGAAATTGGAGCCCAGCAGAGCCAGTATGGAATG TATACGGTGGACTGCAGCCAAGTCAACAACCTGCCTACTCTCACCTTTGTTATCAGTGGCGTTTCcttccctctgcctccttctgcTTACATCATCCAT CATGGATACAATGACTGCGTAGTGGGCATCACGCCCACCAACCTGGCCCCTCGTGAAGGCGAGCCGGTTTGGATCTTTGGAGACGTGTTCCTCAGAGAGTACTACTCCGTCTATGACCGCACCAACAACCGCGTCGGTTTTGCAACAGCTGCCTAA
- the LOC130175996 gene encoding gastricsin-like — translation MKCLVAVLVCVVLAEGLVRIPLRKHKSMREVLREKGIELPYQDPALKYQPNEFAGSAYMYINNYADTTYYGAITIGTPPQSFEVLFDTGSSNLWVNSIYCNTQACDTHKKFNPQQSSTFSGTRQSFYLPYGAGSLYGVFGYDTVNVGGIVINNQEVGLSTDEPGQNFVVAKFDGILGLSYPAISAGGETPVMDNMMSQNLLGTNIFAFYLSRGGQQGSVLSFGGVDENLFRGQIYWTPVTSETYWQIGVQGFQINGQETGWCSRGCQSIVDTGTSTLTAPGQFLGDLMQEIGAQQSQYGMYTVDCSQVNNLPTLTFVISGVSFPLPPSAYISQHGYNDCVVGITPTYLPPRDGEPSWIFGDVFLREYYSVYDRTNNRVGFATAA, via the exons ATGAAGTGTCTTGTTGCTGTTCTGGTCTGTGTGGTGCTCGCAGAGGGACTTGTCAG GATCCCTCTGCGGAAGCACAAGTCTATGCGCGAGGtcctgagagagaaagggatCGAACTGCCTTACCAGGATCCAGCTCTCAAGTACCAGCCCAATGAGTTCGCTGGCTCTGCCTACATGTACATCAACAACTACGCTGAT ACCACCTACTATGGAGCCATCACCATTGGGACACCCCCCCAGTCCTTCGAGGTGCTGTTTGACACCGGCTCTTCCAACCTGTGGGTAAACTCCATCTACTGTAACACTCAGGCCTGCG acacacacaaaaagttcAACCCCCAGCAGTCTTCCACCTTCAGTGGCACTCGCCAGTCCTTCTATCTGCCGTACGGAGCTGGAAGCCTGTATGGAGTCTTTGGATACGACACCGTCAAT GTTGGCGGGATCGTGATCAATAACCAGGAAGTTGGACTGAGCACAGACGAGCCTGGACAGAACTTCGTTGTGGCCAAGTTTGACGGCATCCTGGGCCTGTCCTACCCCGCAATCTCAGCTGGTGGAGAGACCCCTGTCATGGATAACATGATGTCTCAAAACCTGCTGGGTACCAACATATTTGCTTTCTACCTGTCTAG GGGAGGACAGCAGGGCAGTGTGCTCTCTTTTGGAGGAGTGGATGAAAACTTGTTCCGGGGACAGATCTACTGGACCCCTGTCACCTCTGAGACCTACTGGCAGATCGGCGTTCAAGG ATTCCAGATCAATGGTCAAGAGACTGGCTGGTGCTCTCGGGGCTGCCAGTCCATTGTGGACACTGGAACCTCCACACTGACAGCCCCAGGCCAATTTCTGGGTGACCTCATGCAGGAAATTGGAGCCCAGCAGAGCCAGTATGGAATG TATACGGTGGACTGCAGCCAAGTCAACAACCTGCCTACTCTCACCTTTGTTATCAGTGGCGTTTCcttccctctgcctccttctgcTTACATCAGCCAG CATGGATACAATGACTGCGTAGTGGGCATCACGCCCACCTACCTGCCCCCTCGTGACGGCGAGCCCTCTTGGATCTTTGGAGACGTGTTCCTCAGAGAGTACTACTCCGTCTATGACCGCACCAACAACCGCGTCGGTTTTGCAACAGCTGCCTAA